In Amycolatopsis sulphurea, one genomic interval encodes:
- a CDS encoding SAM-dependent methyltransferase — protein sequence MSTSSVDRPAAQDAPVPDGSRWPGLAAPPHSPVRARAAEALFRRAVKTLDVQVTFPDGTVLGAGGPDAPRMRILRPAAFFHRLGADAKIGFGEAYMVGDWTTDDLPGVLTPFAERMATIVPPFLQRFRRLAERTQPAAEENTIEGSRANIHRHYDLSNDLFSAFLDESMMYSSALFGPGDTLTAAQHRKLDSVLDYAGVREGSEVLEIGTGWGELSIRAAARGARVTSLTISREQKVLADARIAEAGFADRVDVRLCDYREATGEYDAVVSVEMIEAVGAAYWPAFFGTVGGRLRPGGRFGLQAITMDHERMVASARSYSWIHKYIFPGGIIPSVRVIEEGMRDNTRLKLAGMREFGQDYARTLKLWRDRFQSRWEDIRGFGFDDVFRRMWEFYLAYSEAGFRAGHLKVHQFGFADPR from the coding sequence TTGTCCACCTCAAGTGTTGACCGGCCGGCGGCGCAGGACGCGCCGGTGCCGGACGGATCCCGCTGGCCGGGACTGGCCGCACCGCCGCATTCACCGGTGCGGGCACGGGCCGCGGAGGCGCTGTTCCGCCGTGCGGTGAAGACGCTGGACGTGCAGGTCACGTTCCCGGACGGCACGGTGCTCGGCGCGGGCGGGCCGGACGCGCCCCGGATGCGGATCCTGCGGCCGGCCGCGTTCTTCCACCGGCTCGGCGCGGACGCCAAGATCGGCTTCGGCGAGGCGTACATGGTCGGGGACTGGACCACCGACGACCTGCCCGGCGTGCTGACCCCGTTCGCGGAGCGGATGGCCACCATCGTGCCGCCGTTCCTGCAGCGGTTCCGCCGGCTGGCCGAGCGCACCCAGCCCGCCGCCGAGGAGAACACCATCGAGGGCTCCCGGGCCAACATCCACCGGCACTACGACCTGTCGAACGACTTGTTCAGCGCGTTCCTCGACGAGTCGATGATGTACTCCTCGGCGCTGTTCGGCCCCGGGGACACGCTCACCGCCGCGCAGCACCGCAAGCTCGACAGCGTGCTCGACTACGCCGGGGTGCGCGAGGGCAGCGAGGTGCTGGAGATCGGCACCGGCTGGGGCGAGCTGTCCATCCGGGCGGCCGCGCGCGGGGCGCGAGTCACCTCGCTGACCATCTCGCGCGAGCAGAAAGTGCTTGCCGACGCGCGGATCGCCGAAGCGGGCTTCGCCGACCGGGTCGACGTGCGGCTGTGCGACTACCGAGAGGCCACCGGCGAGTACGACGCGGTGGTGAGCGTGGAGATGATCGAGGCGGTCGGCGCGGCCTACTGGCCCGCCTTCTTCGGCACCGTCGGCGGGCGGCTGCGTCCGGGCGGCCGGTTCGGGCTGCAGGCGATCACCATGGACCACGAGCGGATGGTGGCCTCGGCGCGGTCCTACAGCTGGATCCACAAGTACATCTTCCCCGGCGGCATCATCCCGTCGGTCCGCGTGATCGAGGAGGGCATGCGCGACAACACCCGGCTGAAGCTGGCGGGGATGCGCGAGTTCGGCCAGGATTACGCCCGCACGCTGAAGCTGTGGCGGGACCGGTTCCAGTCGCGCTGGGAGGACATCCGCGGGTTCGGCTTCGACGACGTGTTCCGGCGGATGTGGGAGTTCTACCTCGCCTACTCCGAGGCGGGTTTCCGGGCCGGGCACCTCAAGGTGCACCAGTTCGGTTTCGCCGACCCGCGCTGA
- a CDS encoding ABC-F family ATP-binding cassette domain-containing protein: MITATGLELRAGSRILLNGATLRIQSGDRIGLVGRNGAGKTTSLKVLAGEGEPHAGDVRRSGELGYLPQDPREGDLSVTAKDRVLSARGLDSLLRNMEKAQTEMSELVDERQRDKAINRYARLEERFASLGGYAAESEAARICSNLGLADRVLAQTLRTLSGGQRRRVELARILFAAAEAGAGGKSETILLLDEPTNHLDADSITWLRGFLKQHDGGLVVISHDVELLGDVVNKVWFLDATRGEIDLYNMGWQRYLDARATDEKRRRRERANAEKKAAALQQQAAKLGAKATKAVAAKNMARRAEQMLASLDETRQADKVARIKFPEPASCGRTPLTVDGLSKSYGSLEIFTGVDLAVDRGSKVVVLGLNGAGKTTLLRLLSGLETPDTGSVEPGHGLRLGYYAQEHETLDHDASVWENIRHLAPDTGAQELRNLLGSFLFTGEQLDQPAGTLSGGEKTRLALAGLVSSQANVLLLDEPTNNLDPASRAQVLDALRSFAGAVVLVTHDPGAVEALEPERVILLPDGTEDHWSAEYLELVQLA, translated from the coding sequence ATGATCACGGCCACCGGCCTTGAGCTGCGCGCCGGCTCACGCATCCTGCTCAATGGCGCCACCCTCCGGATCCAGTCCGGCGACCGCATCGGCCTCGTCGGCCGCAACGGCGCGGGCAAGACCACCTCGCTGAAGGTGCTCGCCGGCGAGGGCGAACCGCACGCCGGCGACGTCCGGCGCAGCGGTGAGCTCGGGTATCTGCCGCAGGACCCGCGCGAGGGCGATCTGTCGGTCACGGCCAAGGACCGCGTGCTTTCCGCGCGCGGGCTGGACTCGCTGCTGCGCAACATGGAGAAGGCGCAGACCGAGATGTCCGAGCTGGTCGACGAGCGGCAGCGGGACAAGGCGATCAACCGCTATGCCCGGCTGGAGGAGCGGTTCGCCTCGCTCGGCGGATACGCCGCGGAGAGCGAGGCCGCGCGGATCTGCTCGAACCTCGGCCTGGCCGACCGGGTGCTGGCGCAGACGCTGCGCACGCTTTCGGGCGGGCAGCGGCGCCGGGTCGAGCTGGCCCGCATCCTGTTCGCCGCGGCGGAAGCGGGCGCCGGGGGCAAATCGGAGACCATCCTGCTGCTCGACGAGCCGACGAACCACCTGGACGCGGACTCGATCACCTGGCTGCGCGGCTTCCTCAAGCAGCACGATGGCGGTCTCGTGGTGATCAGTCACGACGTCGAGCTGCTCGGCGACGTGGTGAACAAGGTGTGGTTCCTCGACGCGACGCGCGGCGAGATCGACCTGTACAACATGGGCTGGCAGCGCTACCTCGACGCCCGCGCCACCGACGAGAAGCGCCGCCGCCGGGAGCGGGCCAACGCCGAGAAGAAGGCCGCCGCGCTGCAGCAGCAGGCCGCCAAGCTCGGCGCTAAGGCCACCAAGGCGGTCGCGGCGAAGAACATGGCCCGGCGCGCGGAGCAGATGCTGGCCTCCCTCGACGAGACCCGGCAGGCGGACAAGGTCGCCCGGATCAAGTTCCCCGAACCCGCCTCCTGCGGGCGCACCCCGCTGACCGTCGACGGACTGTCCAAATCCTACGGCTCGCTGGAGATCTTCACCGGAGTCGATCTTGCCGTGGACCGCGGGTCCAAGGTCGTCGTACTCGGATTGAACGGTGCCGGAAAGACCACTTTGCTGCGCTTGCTGAGTGGTTTGGAAACTCCGGATACCGGTTCCGTCGAACCGGGTCACGGATTGCGTTTGGGATATTACGCACAGGAACACGAAACACTCGACCACGATGCGAGTGTGTGGGAAAACATCCGGCATCTCGCCCCGGACACCGGGGCACAGGAGTTGCGGAACCTGCTCGGCTCGTTCCTGTTCACCGGCGAGCAGCTCGACCAGCCCGCGGGCACCCTCTCCGGCGGGGAGAAGACCCGGCTCGCGCTGGCCGGGCTGGTCTCCAGCCAGGCCAACGTGCTGCTGCTGGACGAGCCGACGAACAACCTCGACCCGGCCAGCCGGGCGCAGGTCCTGGACGCGCTGCGCAGCTTCGCCGGCGCGGTCGTGCTCGTCACGCACGATCCGGGCGCGGTGGAGGCGCTCGAACCGGAGCGGGTGATCCTGCTGCCGGACGGCACCGAGGACCACTGGTCGGCCGAATACCTCGAACTCGTGCAACTTGCCTGA
- a CDS encoding ABC transporter ATP-binding protein translates to MDNTWALLGSAMRAADAPRALTRGTMRRVARFARPHWRSLLIFLALTVVSAVLAVTTPVLAGKVVDAIVRGHDLTPVLVLAAVIAGLAVADAGFGLAERWQSARIGEGIILDLRVAVFDHMQRMPIAFFTRARTGALVSRLNNDVIGAQRTFTATLSGLVTNVIQLALSLVVMVSLSWQVTVVALVLLPVFVLPARRLGRRMAGLQREAAQLNAGMTTQMTERFSAPGATLVKLFGRPREEVAEFGVRAGRVRDIGVRTAMLTRWFMTSLTLVSALAQALVYGLGGYLALTGRLAPGTVVALALLLTRLYTPLTALANVRVDVMTALVSFERVFEVLDLEPMIQEPPAPKRLAPGGVAVEFDDVRFGYPAPDRFSLASLEDVATVDSRGGDEVLHGVSFRAEAGQMVALVGPSGAGKSTISSLLPRLYDVDSGAVRLSGVDVKDLSFATLRETVGVVTQDGHLFHDTIRANLAYARPGAVDADLWAALEQARLAELVRSLPDGLDTTVGERGYRLSGGERQRLTIARLLLAEPKVVVLDEATAHLDSESEAAVGEALTGALDGRTALVIAHRLSTVRQADLILVVENGTVVERGTHEDLLAREGRYAELYHTQFDEASTAA, encoded by the coding sequence ATGGACAACACCTGGGCGTTGCTCGGCTCCGCGATGCGGGCCGCCGACGCGCCGCGGGCCCTGACCAGGGGGACCATGCGCCGGGTCGCGCGATTCGCCCGTCCGCACTGGCGGTCGTTGCTGATCTTCCTGGCACTCACCGTGGTCTCCGCGGTGCTCGCGGTGACCACGCCGGTGCTCGCCGGCAAGGTGGTCGACGCGATCGTGCGGGGGCACGACCTGACCCCCGTGCTCGTGCTGGCCGCGGTGATCGCGGGGCTCGCGGTGGCCGATGCCGGGTTCGGCCTCGCCGAACGGTGGCAGTCCGCCCGGATCGGCGAGGGCATCATCCTCGACCTGCGCGTCGCGGTGTTCGACCACATGCAGCGGATGCCCATCGCGTTCTTCACCCGGGCCCGGACCGGGGCGCTGGTGAGCCGGCTGAACAACGACGTGATCGGCGCGCAGCGCACCTTCACCGCGACCCTGTCCGGCCTGGTCACCAACGTGATCCAGCTGGCGCTGTCGCTGGTGGTGATGGTGTCGCTGTCCTGGCAGGTCACGGTCGTGGCACTGGTGCTGCTGCCGGTGTTCGTGCTGCCCGCGCGCCGGCTCGGCCGCCGGATGGCCGGCCTGCAGCGCGAGGCCGCGCAGCTGAACGCGGGCATGACCACGCAGATGACCGAGCGGTTCTCCGCGCCGGGGGCCACCCTGGTGAAGCTGTTCGGCCGGCCGCGCGAGGAGGTGGCCGAGTTCGGCGTGCGGGCCGGGCGGGTTCGCGACATCGGGGTGCGCACCGCGATGCTGACCCGCTGGTTCATGACCAGCCTGACCCTGGTCTCCGCGCTGGCGCAGGCCCTGGTCTACGGCCTCGGCGGGTACCTGGCGCTCACCGGGCGGCTGGCCCCGGGCACCGTGGTCGCGCTGGCGCTGCTGCTGACCCGGCTGTACACGCCGCTGACCGCGCTCGCCAACGTCCGGGTGGACGTGATGACCGCGCTGGTCTCCTTCGAACGGGTCTTCGAGGTGCTGGACCTGGAGCCGATGATCCAGGAGCCGCCCGCGCCGAAACGCCTGGCGCCGGGCGGGGTCGCGGTGGAGTTCGACGACGTCCGTTTCGGCTATCCCGCGCCGGACCGGTTCTCCCTTGCCTCGCTGGAGGACGTGGCCACTGTGGACAGCCGCGGCGGGGACGAGGTGCTGCACGGCGTCAGCTTCCGCGCCGAGGCCGGGCAGATGGTGGCGCTGGTCGGCCCGTCCGGGGCGGGCAAGTCGACGATCTCCTCGCTGCTGCCGCGGCTGTACGACGTGGACAGTGGCGCGGTCCGGCTGTCCGGAGTGGACGTCAAGGACCTGAGTTTCGCCACGCTGCGCGAGACGGTGGGCGTGGTGACCCAGGACGGGCACCTGTTCCATGACACCATCCGCGCCAACCTGGCCTACGCCCGCCCCGGCGCGGTCGACGCCGACCTGTGGGCGGCGCTGGAGCAGGCGCGGCTGGCCGAGCTGGTGCGTTCGCTGCCGGACGGGCTGGACACCACCGTCGGCGAGCGCGGCTACCGGCTGTCCGGCGGCGAACGGCAGCGGCTCACGATCGCGCGGCTGCTCCTGGCGGAGCCGAAAGTCGTCGTCCTCGACGAGGCGACCGCGCACCTCGACTCCGAGTCCGAAGCGGCCGTGGGCGAGGCGCTCACCGGCGCCCTGGACGGCCGTACCGCACTGGTGATCGCGCACCGGCTGTCCACCGTCCGCCAAGCGGACCTGATCCTGGTGGTGGAGAACGGCACCGTCGTCGAGCGGGGCACGCACGAGGACCTGCTGGCCCGCGAAGGCCGCTACGCCGAGCTGTACCACACGCAATTCGACGAAGCGTCCACCGCCGCGTGA
- a CDS encoding glycosyltransferase 87 family protein: MHLLMAPARTTGSPHTRVLTWDLVFYLGCLVFALITAFASEFYGYRIWGAFAIAGYGIAAAHSGRLLVAARRYRYRPDDPGGSGTPRPGNDGGLGTSGNLGGLGRFGNFGRSGRLGRFSAHRPGSRWLGIGAIGLLAMLCPLAVLVIRRLTGVDWLITPGSWAAQPEVWVIERSATLLLQHGTPYVDVTALNRPPEVNDYTPYGPVMAFFGLPRAIFGGNPVTDALTDARWMFALAAVACVLGALRLLHRPRIPVLSAQLVLACPLTALTWAVAGPDLAIAGLLVLACALAATGRAGWSGFVLALVISAKLIVAPAFAVLAVLILVQAGKTAGRAALGRFVTTVAGTTLLLHLPVYLVDPRAFTEHVLRFPLGMGVVHSPAASPLPGHLLAELGPAGRVLALVLVGLAAVAMLVWLARRPPATGSAALVRIAVGLGALILLTPATRYGYLVYPVILLGAALTFRAAGPLRPPRSDLGSATSS, encoded by the coding sequence ATGCACCTGCTGATGGCCCCTGCCCGCACCACCGGCTCGCCGCACACCCGGGTACTGACCTGGGATCTGGTGTTCTACCTCGGCTGCCTCGTCTTCGCCCTGATCACCGCGTTCGCCTCGGAGTTCTACGGATACCGGATCTGGGGCGCCTTCGCGATCGCGGGCTACGGGATCGCCGCCGCGCACAGCGGCCGGCTGCTGGTCGCCGCGCGGCGATACCGGTATCGGCCGGATGATCCCGGCGGTTCCGGCACACCCCGGCCCGGCAACGACGGCGGGCTCGGCACTTCCGGCAACCTCGGCGGTCTCGGCAGGTTCGGGAACTTCGGCCGGTCCGGCAGGCTCGGCCGGTTCAGCGCGCACCGGCCCGGCTCGCGGTGGCTCGGGATCGGCGCGATCGGGCTGCTGGCCATGCTGTGCCCGCTGGCGGTGCTGGTGATCCGCCGGCTGACCGGAGTGGACTGGCTGATCACCCCGGGCTCCTGGGCCGCGCAGCCCGAGGTGTGGGTGATCGAGCGCAGCGCCACCCTGCTGCTGCAGCACGGAACGCCCTATGTGGACGTCACCGCGCTTAATCGCCCTCCGGAGGTGAACGACTACACGCCCTACGGTCCGGTGATGGCGTTTTTCGGTTTGCCCCGCGCGATTTTCGGCGGCAACCCGGTCACCGACGCACTCACCGACGCGCGGTGGATGTTCGCGCTCGCGGCTGTCGCATGTGTACTCGGCGCGCTGCGGCTGCTGCACCGGCCGCGGATCCCGGTACTGTCCGCGCAACTGGTGCTCGCCTGCCCGCTGACCGCGCTGACCTGGGCGGTGGCCGGGCCGGACCTGGCGATCGCCGGGCTGCTGGTGCTGGCCTGCGCACTCGCGGCCACCGGCCGGGCGGGCTGGTCGGGATTCGTGCTGGCGCTGGTGATCAGCGCGAAACTCATCGTGGCACCGGCGTTCGCGGTGCTCGCGGTGCTGATCCTGGTCCAGGCCGGGAAAACCGCGGGACGCGCCGCGCTCGGCCGGTTCGTGACCACTGTGGCCGGTACGACACTGCTGCTGCATCTGCCGGTGTATCTGGTCGATCCCCGGGCGTTCACCGAGCATGTGCTGCGTTTCCCGCTCGGGATGGGCGTGGTGCACTCCCCGGCGGCGAGCCCGCTGCCCGGGCATCTGCTCGCCGAACTCGGCCCGGCGGGCCGGGTGCTCGCACTGGTCCTGGTCGGCCTCGCGGCCGTGGCGATGCTGGTGTGGCTGGCACGCCGTCCCCCCGCGACCGGATCCGCCGCTCTCGTGCGGATCGCCGTCGGACTCGGCGCCTTGATCCTGCTCACTCCGGCGACCCGGTACGGATACCTGGTCTACCCGGTGATCCTGCTCGGCGCGGCACTCACCTTCCGCGCCGCCGGCCCGCTGCGCCCCCCGCGCAGCGACCTTGGTAGTGCTACTTCTTCTTGA
- a CDS encoding sugar isomerase domain-containing protein codes for MVSATEIWKSTAAKLEAAAEANAAQLSAAAELLLEVIRADALVFTAGAGHSLAAVAETFYRAGGLACVYPVYHPELLPLHGAQQSTKTERRGGLAEEVLAERAPGPDDVLVVFSTSGVNPYPVELAAGARRRGAAVIAVTSRACVAAAPRRAPSTLVDEASVVLDSLVIPGDASHPADAPRTAPLSTVVNAFLWNRILAEVLDRGTAEGLDVPLWRSSNVEGGDEANAALLAKYIPRVPALR; via the coding sequence GTGGTGAGCGCCACGGAGATCTGGAAGAGCACAGCCGCCAAACTCGAGGCCGCGGCCGAGGCCAACGCCGCGCAGCTGAGCGCGGCGGCGGAGCTGCTGCTGGAGGTGATCCGGGCGGACGCGCTGGTGTTCACCGCCGGTGCGGGGCACTCGCTCGCCGCGGTCGCCGAGACCTTCTACCGCGCCGGCGGGCTCGCCTGCGTGTACCCCGTGTACCACCCGGAACTGCTGCCCCTGCACGGTGCGCAGCAGAGCACGAAGACCGAGCGCCGCGGCGGTCTCGCCGAGGAGGTGCTGGCCGAACGCGCCCCCGGCCCGGACGACGTGCTTGTGGTGTTCTCCACCTCCGGGGTGAACCCCTATCCGGTCGAATTGGCCGCGGGCGCCCGCCGCCGCGGTGCCGCGGTGATCGCGGTCACGTCGCGGGCCTGCGTGGCCGCCGCGCCGCGCCGCGCGCCGAGCACGCTCGTCGACGAGGCCAGCGTGGTCCTCGATTCCCTGGTGATCCCGGGCGACGCGAGCCATCCGGCGGACGCGCCGCGCACCGCGCCGCTGTCCACTGTGGTCAACGCGTTCCTGTGGAACCGGATCCTGGCCGAGGTGCTCGACCGGGGGACCGCCGAAGGTCTCGACGTGCCACTGTGGCGCAGCTCCAATGTGGAGGGCGGCGACGAGGCGAACGCGGCGCTCCTGGCCAAGTACATCCCACGGGTGCCCGCGCTGCGCTGA
- a CDS encoding helix-turn-helix domain-containing protein — translation MADLKKGARITGNTRDKLAADLKKKYEKGSSIRALAESTGRSYGFVHRVLSESGVQLRGRGGATRVKKK, via the coding sequence GTGGCTGATCTCAAGAAAGGCGCGCGGATCACCGGCAACACGCGTGACAAGCTGGCCGCGGATCTGAAGAAGAAATACGAGAAGGGGTCGAGCATCCGGGCTCTGGCGGAGTCCACCGGGCGTTCCTACGGGTTCGTCCACCGGGTTCTGTCCGAGTCCGGCGTTCAGCTGCGGGGGCGTGGCGGAGCCACGAGGGTCAAGAAGAAGTAG
- a CDS encoding alpha/beta hydrolase: MAETGPVLARWRARGRTRAVALVLHGGAEYGTAEVQPWRLAYLRMIPMARALHRAGRDQGLEVRLLRNRIYGWNEPAESPVPDGRWALARIRAEHPGVPIVLVGHSMGARVALRIADDPAVTGVCALAPWTPAGEPVEPVRDRSVLVVHGTRDRMTSPADSYDFAVRARPVAARVARVEIAGEGHSMLRRPAVWTRLMCAFTRELTGSGEQDETFRRAAAAPGDGGLRLPG; the protein is encoded by the coding sequence GTGGCGGAGACGGGGCCGGTGCTCGCCCGATGGCGGGCGCGGGGCCGCACCCGCGCGGTGGCACTCGTGCTGCACGGGGGAGCGGAGTACGGCACCGCGGAGGTCCAGCCGTGGCGGCTGGCCTACCTGCGGATGATCCCGATGGCCAGAGCCCTGCACCGGGCGGGCCGGGACCAGGGGCTGGAGGTGCGGCTGCTGCGCAACCGCATCTACGGCTGGAACGAGCCGGCCGAGAGCCCGGTCCCGGACGGGCGGTGGGCGCTGGCGCGGATCCGCGCCGAGCACCCCGGCGTGCCGATCGTGCTGGTCGGGCATTCCATGGGCGCGCGGGTCGCCCTGCGCATCGCCGACGATCCCGCGGTGACCGGGGTCTGCGCGCTGGCGCCGTGGACTCCGGCCGGCGAGCCGGTGGAGCCGGTGCGCGACCGCTCGGTGCTGGTCGTGCACGGCACCCGCGACCGGATGACCTCGCCCGCGGACTCCTACGACTTCGCCGTCCGGGCCCGGCCGGTGGCCGCCCGCGTGGCCCGGGTGGAGATCGCCGGCGAGGGGCATTCGATGCTCCGCCGCCCGGCGGTCTGGACCAGGCTGATGTGCGCGTTCACCCGGGAGCTGACCGGGTCCGGGGAGCAGGACGAGACCTTCCGGCGGGCCGCGGCCGCGCCGGGCGACGGAGGGCTCCGGCTGCCCGGATGA